In Sebaldella termitidis ATCC 33386, one DNA window encodes the following:
- a CDS encoding glycoside hydrolase family 28 protein — MKIKLLCKTPKTITFQIINENCFYLDEETEIYVNGEKELVTSKNINTIYNLIPDKEYIIFVKNSEGESNKLKVKTEFAAFILDIREFGAVGDGKTVNTFAIQTAILSAPENSIIEIRDGNYLTGPVLLKSNITINIAGNARLTALKEREMYPILPASINKADRTFYLGSWEGEPAACFASLFTGVSVNNVNITGEGTIDGNSDRETWWKDAKIKRISWRPRTIFLTDCSNINIVGINIENSPSWTLHPVFSSNLGFFDMKIRNPKDSPNTDGIDPESCKNVSIIGVKFSVGDDCIAIKSGKGKIGREIGIPSENINIENCHMEFGHGGVVIGSEMSGGIKNVNIKNCLFENTDRGLRIKTRRGRGGIIDGIHAENIVMDKVLTPFVINEFYYCDSDGKTEYVWNKDKLEITEETPVIKNITFKNMVCKNSEVCAGFMYGLPERKIERVVLENLTIDFAEDPRRDIPAMMDFIDSQSRGGFYFNNIKDLEIKNLTVKNAEGEEIIRNNVE, encoded by the coding sequence ATGAAAATAAAGCTGTTATGTAAAACTCCGAAAACAATTACATTTCAGATAATAAATGAAAACTGCTTTTATCTTGATGAAGAAACAGAAATATATGTAAACGGGGAAAAAGAGCTCGTGACTTCAAAAAATATAAATACAATTTATAATCTTATACCCGATAAAGAATATATTATTTTCGTGAAAAATTCAGAAGGAGAAAGCAATAAACTGAAAGTGAAAACAGAATTTGCGGCTTTTATTCTGGATATCAGGGAATTCGGAGCTGTAGGTGACGGAAAAACAGTGAATACATTTGCTATTCAGACAGCAATACTTTCAGCACCTGAAAATTCTATAATAGAAATTCGTGACGGGAATTATCTTACTGGACCTGTTCTTCTAAAAAGCAATATCACAATCAATATTGCCGGAAATGCAAGACTTACAGCTCTGAAAGAAAGAGAGATGTATCCTATACTTCCGGCCAGTATTAACAAAGCTGACAGAACTTTTTATCTCGGTTCATGGGAAGGGGAGCCGGCAGCCTGTTTTGCAAGTCTTTTTACAGGGGTAAGTGTAAATAATGTAAATATAACTGGTGAAGGAACTATTGACGGTAATTCTGACAGGGAAACCTGGTGGAAGGATGCAAAGATAAAGAGAATATCATGGCGTCCCAGAACGATATTTCTTACAGACTGCAGTAATATAAATATAGTGGGGATAAATATAGAAAATTCGCCTTCATGGACATTGCATCCTGTCTTTTCATCAAATCTTGGTTTTTTTGATATGAAAATAAGGAATCCTAAAGATTCTCCCAATACAGACGGCATAGACCCGGAATCATGTAAGAACGTGAGTATAATAGGGGTGAAATTCTCTGTAGGCGATGACTGTATAGCAATAAAGTCAGGAAAAGGTAAAATAGGCCGGGAAATAGGTATTCCTTCGGAAAATATAAATATAGAAAACTGTCATATGGAATTTGGACACGGAGGTGTGGTCATAGGCAGTGAAATGTCCGGCGGAATAAAAAATGTAAATATAAAAAACTGTCTCTTTGAAAATACAGACAGAGGACTGAGAATAAAAACAAGAAGGGGAAGAGGCGGAATAATTGACGGGATTCATGCTGAAAATATAGTAATGGACAAAGTCCTGACACCATTTGTAATAAATGAATTTTATTATTGCGACAGTGACGGAAAAACAGAATATGTATGGAATAAAGATAAACTGGAAATAACAGAAGAAACTCCGGTTATAAAAAATATTACTTTTAAAAATATGGTATGTAAAAATTCGGAGGTATGTGCGGGATTTATGTACGGACTTCCTGAAAGAAAGATAGAGAGGGTTGTGTTAGAAAATCTTACCATAGATTTTGCCGAGGATCCAAGGAGGGATATTCCGGCAATGATGGATTTTATTGATTCACAAAGCAGAGGAGGATTTTATTTTAATAATATAAAAGATCTTG